A portion of the Luteolibacter yonseiensis genome contains these proteins:
- a CDS encoding deoxycytidylate deaminase, whose amino-acid sequence MSASRLSIPQYAMALAHVASLRSEDPYRKVGAAALDFDNRVIGTAYNGLAPGYNPPPGFWDDRDKRQKFMLHAEVNLCSLFRRGEAKIVATTTMPCTACMQTLCAYGIKEIYYREIYHVSDAPEIAALYQVKLEQVSEFPIC is encoded by the coding sequence ATGTCCGCCAGCCGCCTGTCCATCCCGCAATACGCCATGGCCCTCGCCCACGTCGCCAGCCTGCGTTCGGAGGACCCCTACCGCAAGGTGGGCGCGGCGGCGCTGGATTTCGACAACCGGGTCATCGGCACCGCCTACAACGGCCTCGCCCCCGGCTACAATCCGCCGCCGGGTTTCTGGGACGACCGCGACAAGCGGCAGAAGTTCATGCTCCACGCGGAGGTGAACCTCTGCAGCCTTTTCCGCCGGGGTGAGGCGAAGATCGTCGCCACCACCACCATGCCCTGCACCGCCTGCATGCAGACTCTCTGCGCGTATGGCATCAAGGAGATTTACTACCGCGAGATCTACCACGTGTCCGACGCCCCGGAGATCGCGGCGCTCTATCAGGTGAAGCTGGAGCAGGTGTCCGAGTTTCCGATCTGTTAG
- a CDS encoding autotransporter-associated beta strand repeat-containing protein, with amino-acid sequence MTPFFRISLVSLTASLGCQHASAQLLRPRYVIPDFSTSQPEYNNWEYSRWDMFYTPHDQKGTLSQNRNYPDKAAPNGYKVYKVGSDEIGPVGDVAKIGDKYVYVGAFNGEYVWDTQSHAEAVASGFTGPMPTNPNPTLPRTIFHLDNPSIRQHASSAFIIGPGYTGNIYSFAELVSYTLDDSLAYNAGTVVFQFQNQGRDVDMDTLRLRYVKNGNTTEIPATDLIIEREAFASHAGFTFTTRAAAEWDVSSLGIRSYQIVWKAAGSSCSVQECLLDTADAYVRDKGLPAKRIFLGTNGASWNQASNWRDVAGGTSPPKNGANIELRGGTSLDLGSTTRKVGLLKTQLPGDFTLQGTTPLELGTGLQSATSATPKTIAFNVPVRMTAFNYFDVGANVTVSLNQPFTSAPPATGFTGATGFEKRGDGNLKLAADNSFAGALFVSGGQLTISGKSFYGAPGPTELDVTYIYLGELVLESTGTLGVSGVRVELGSTPYEIPGETRPSRLVVKGERVFDRPINFTGGSNPKLLTFTGTGAGSTCSSAITLHDGTELGIFGTETPTGDFSLETPLATDKVRFTGAFTGGDTINHAPTPHSLRKTGAGTVTFAGTNKAYKHRTSVEEGRLVSEAGTGITGGNWISVSQGATFTANGPLTLTGGNLTVNGLLDGSGALTRSGSVVVSGGGHIAKPLTIDASSALAPGNGLGSITMTGNQTWGPDGHLRFEIGGEGVSDSVNISGALALTATAANRFFIDLQSLTLSGAAGPVHDFNGYGDFSWRICTASGGITGFDPAAFSVNTAGFTNSLAGNFSVALRGQDLVLVYTATSSPNPSFTTWAASLPAGSQGPADDADHDGVSNLVEFSLGTSGTAVNADGSPLRIRRETTEGIGHSVLEFSVAEPFRPGVVAQLLQSPSMDSGSWRTVASKSGPAAWQSLGILTEATPAGGRRKLTVRVPDAAGEPPQRFFQLRFRNGK; translated from the coding sequence ATGACCCCTTTCTTCAGAATCTCCCTTGTCTCGCTCACGGCTTCCCTGGGATGCCAGCACGCCTCCGCGCAGCTGCTGCGCCCCCGTTATGTGATTCCGGACTTCAGCACCAGCCAACCCGAGTATAACAACTGGGAATACTCGCGCTGGGACATGTTCTACACCCCGCACGACCAGAAGGGCACCCTTTCCCAGAACCGCAATTACCCGGATAAGGCGGCACCCAACGGCTACAAGGTCTACAAGGTCGGTTCCGATGAGATCGGCCCGGTCGGCGATGTCGCGAAGATCGGAGACAAGTATGTGTATGTGGGCGCCTTCAACGGGGAATACGTCTGGGACACGCAGAGCCACGCGGAGGCGGTCGCCAGCGGCTTCACCGGGCCGATGCCCACCAATCCGAACCCCACGCTCCCGCGCACGATCTTCCACCTGGACAATCCCTCCATCCGCCAGCACGCCAGCTCGGCCTTCATCATCGGGCCGGGATATACCGGAAACATCTATAGTTTCGCCGAACTCGTTTCCTACACCCTGGACGACTCGCTGGCCTACAACGCCGGCACCGTGGTTTTCCAGTTCCAGAACCAGGGCCGGGACGTGGACATGGACACGCTGCGCCTGAGATATGTCAAAAACGGAAACACCACGGAGATCCCCGCGACGGACCTCATCATCGAGCGCGAGGCGTTCGCGTCGCACGCCGGCTTCACCTTCACCACCCGCGCGGCGGCGGAGTGGGATGTCTCCAGCCTCGGCATCCGCAGCTACCAGATCGTCTGGAAGGCCGCGGGCTCGAGCTGCAGCGTCCAGGAATGCCTCCTCGACACCGCGGACGCCTATGTCCGCGACAAGGGGCTGCCCGCCAAACGGATTTTCCTGGGCACCAACGGCGCGTCCTGGAACCAGGCGTCGAACTGGCGGGATGTCGCGGGCGGCACCTCTCCGCCGAAGAACGGAGCGAACATCGAACTGAGGGGCGGCACGTCCCTCGATCTCGGCAGCACCACCCGCAAGGTCGGTCTTTTGAAAACCCAGCTACCGGGCGATTTCACCCTGCAGGGCACGACTCCCCTGGAACTCGGAACCGGCCTCCAGTCCGCCACCAGCGCGACGCCCAAGACCATCGCCTTCAATGTTCCCGTCCGCATGACCGCCTTCAACTACTTCGATGTGGGTGCGAACGTGACGGTATCGCTCAACCAACCCTTCACCTCCGCCCCGCCGGCCACCGGGTTCACCGGTGCCACCGGCTTTGAAAAGCGGGGTGACGGAAACCTGAAGCTCGCGGCGGACAACTCCTTCGCCGGCGCGTTGTTCGTCTCCGGCGGCCAGCTGACGATTTCCGGGAAAAGTTTCTATGGCGCGCCCGGCCCGACCGAGCTGGACGTCACCTACATCTATCTCGGGGAACTCGTGCTGGAGAGCACGGGCACTCTCGGCGTCAGCGGCGTCCGGGTGGAGCTCGGCAGCACCCCTTATGAAATCCCGGGGGAAACCCGGCCGAGCCGCCTCGTCGTGAAGGGCGAGCGCGTCTTCGACCGCCCCATCAACTTCACCGGCGGCTCGAATCCCAAGCTGCTGACCTTCACCGGGACCGGCGCGGGCAGCACCTGCTCCTCCGCCATCACCCTGCACGACGGCACCGAGCTGGGGATCTTCGGGACCGAGACTCCGACGGGGGACTTCTCGTTGGAAACCCCGCTGGCGACCGACAAGGTGCGCTTCACCGGCGCGTTCACCGGCGGCGATACCATCAACCACGCCCCCACCCCTCACTCGCTCCGCAAGACCGGAGCGGGCACCGTGACCTTCGCCGGAACCAACAAGGCCTACAAACACCGGACAAGCGTGGAAGAAGGCAGGCTGGTCTCGGAAGCGGGGACCGGCATCACGGGAGGAAACTGGATTTCCGTCAGCCAGGGCGCGACCTTCACCGCCAACGGCCCCCTGACGCTCACGGGTGGAAACCTCACCGTCAACGGACTGCTCGACGGCTCCGGTGCCCTGACCCGCTCCGGCAGCGTGGTCGTCAGCGGCGGCGGACACATCGCCAAGCCGCTCACGATCGACGCCAGCTCCGCGCTCGCTCCGGGCAACGGACTCGGGTCGATCACGATGACCGGCAACCAGACATGGGGTCCCGACGGCCACCTCCGTTTCGAGATCGGTGGCGAAGGGGTTTCCGACAGCGTGAACATTTCCGGCGCGCTCGCACTGACCGCCACCGCCGCCAACCGGTTTTTCATCGACCTGCAGTCGCTGACCCTTTCCGGCGCGGCCGGCCCCGTGCATGACTTCAACGGATACGGTGATTTCTCGTGGAGAATCTGCACGGCCAGCGGCGGCATCACCGGCTTCGATCCCGCCGCGTTCTCCGTGAACACCGCGGGCTTCACCAACAGCCTCGCGGGAAATTTCTCGGTCGCCCTGCGGGGGCAGGACCTCGTCCTCGTTTATACCGCCACCTCGTCGCCGAACCCGTCCTTCACCACCTGGGCCGCCTCGCTGCCTGCCGGCAGCCAGGGTCCGGCCGACGACGCCGATCACGATGGCGTTTCCAATCTCGTGGAGTTCTCGCTCGGCACCTCCGGCACCGCCGTGAATGCGGACGGATCGCCACTCAGGATCCGCCGCGAGACCACCGAAGGCATCGGCCATTCCGTTCTCGAATTCAGCGTGGCGGAACCGTTCCGTCCCGGAGTTGTCGCCCAGTTGCTGCAATCGCCTTCGATGGACTCCGGAAGCTGGCGGACCGTCGCGTCCAAGTCAGGCCCCGCCGCATGGCAGTCGCTCGGCATCCTCACCGAAGCCACCCCCGCCGGAGGACGCAGGAAGCTCACCGTCCGCGTGCCGGATGCCGCCGGCGAGCCTCCGCAGCGGTTCTTCCAGCTCCGGTTCCGCAACGGGAAATAG
- a CDS encoding type II secretion system protein — MFTNQRPPAGPTRKPDTFPSPRGFTLTETLVTLCIIAVIGVICVNLTTRFRKSGTTVMEIGAARTMTAALIMAADENNGRLPFGYDTTINSLPTGGSGFRGGAVHGEAAHRYPWRLAPYFGYKFEGNTVIDRSLKYTLEKKDTYLLSLMPSLGMNVYNVGGYVELGSKEPIEGAIRRMSEAFSADKTIAFASARLSHEGIEGIAPGFHMVTPPITPGGDWAENYDPARPSSWGNIDLRHNGKAVVGFLDGSVGTLGPEELTDMRHWNNDAARDNDRARRPITTLPGGGGRRDR, encoded by the coding sequence ATGTTCACAAACCAACGCCCGCCCGCAGGCCCCACCCGCAAGCCGGACACCTTCCCGTCACCGCGGGGTTTCACCCTGACCGAAACACTGGTGACACTCTGCATCATCGCCGTCATCGGGGTGATCTGCGTCAACCTGACCACCCGGTTCAGGAAATCGGGCACGACCGTCATGGAGATCGGGGCGGCCCGGACGATGACCGCCGCGCTGATCATGGCCGCCGATGAAAACAACGGACGCCTGCCCTTTGGCTACGACACCACCATCAACTCCCTGCCGACGGGAGGCTCCGGCTTCCGCGGCGGGGCGGTGCATGGCGAGGCGGCCCACCGCTATCCATGGCGTCTGGCACCCTATTTCGGTTACAAGTTCGAAGGCAACACGGTGATCGACCGCAGCCTGAAATACACCCTTGAAAAAAAGGACACCTATCTGCTCAGCCTCATGCCCTCGCTGGGAATGAATGTTTACAATGTCGGTGGTTACGTGGAGCTGGGTTCGAAGGAACCCATCGAAGGAGCCATCCGCCGGATGAGCGAGGCCTTCTCCGCGGACAAGACCATCGCGTTCGCGTCCGCCCGGCTTTCGCACGAGGGAATCGAAGGCATCGCTCCGGGATTCCACATGGTGACCCCTCCCATCACTCCGGGCGGGGACTGGGCGGAGAACTACGACCCCGCGCGGCCATCAAGCTGGGGAAACATCGACCTCCGGCACAACGGCAAGGCGGTGGTGGGCTTCCTCGACGGCAGCGTGGGCACCCTCGGACCCGAGGAACTCACCGACATGCGCCACTGGAACAACGACGCCGCCCGCGACAACGACCGCGCCCGCCGCCCCATCACCACGCTTCCCGGAGGAGGAGGACGCAGGGACCGCTGA
- a CDS encoding PEP-CTERM sorting domain-containing protein translates to MKHKYLYLLLPLCAVSSAGAATTMGGVTLGPISGLGANSTFAIWNTMNGWHATANPNGLAGTGSFPGTTMWAPQNSQPGSNESNTKLVKVSNGVGGGPYAASGSVYYGGFSGTPNLNGGTLSLSNASPLDNLQTVLFQIQIGEAATYDFHNHVLPVMSYTLVGDVTLHTLAAAASSNYHKLDNGTIEMPTGTEPLYINSYAMWFDFSEIAGDVESFSVSWTGVQHAQLYGVSLQQDDVAASGAILPVAVPEPSAVLLGGIGFLFLLRRRK, encoded by the coding sequence ATGAAACATAAATATCTTTATCTGCTCCTGCCGTTGTGCGCCGTGTCATCCGCCGGTGCGGCAACCACCATGGGGGGTGTCACCCTCGGTCCCATCAGCGGGCTGGGCGCGAACAGCACGTTCGCCATCTGGAACACGATGAACGGCTGGCATGCCACCGCCAACCCCAACGGACTTGCCGGCACGGGAAGTTTTCCGGGCACCACCATGTGGGCTCCGCAGAACTCACAACCCGGTTCAAATGAGTCGAATACGAAACTGGTGAAGGTCTCGAACGGCGTGGGCGGCGGCCCGTATGCGGCCAGCGGATCCGTCTATTACGGGGGCTTCAGCGGCACCCCGAACCTCAACGGCGGGACCCTGTCCCTCAGCAACGCCTCGCCATTGGACAACCTGCAAACCGTGCTTTTCCAGATCCAGATCGGAGAGGCGGCGACCTATGATTTTCATAACCACGTCCTCCCTGTCATGAGTTACACGCTCGTCGGGGATGTGACTCTCCACACATTGGCCGCGGCGGCATCCTCCAACTATCACAAGCTGGACAACGGCACCATCGAGATGCCGACGGGAACCGAACCACTCTATATCAACTCCTACGCCATGTGGTTCGATTTCTCGGAAATCGCGGGAGATGTGGAGAGTTTCAGCGTCTCGTGGACGGGCGTGCAACACGCCCAGCTCTATGGGGTCAGCCTCCAGCAGGATGACGTGGCGGCCTCCGGCGCGATCCTTCCCGTGGCGGTTCCCGAGCCATCCGCCGTGCTGCTCGGCGGCATCGGCTTCCTGTTCCTGCTGCGCCGCAGGAAATAA
- a CDS encoding hybrid sensor histidine kinase/response regulator, which translates to MTDPMDSPKTEKPGAASQAARNRRLLSIHVALLLGACVTPLMGLALYFLSTGLHREIALAERERAGLGHVRHAVGVLQQAVRLTWTEDGEDEAMMRELEEALEAMDQMSVTGNIQASSIIQPAGSAPEQKADAGALWEGVKNTDAGSKDRTAALRKLTEHLHQKIFEVSDQSGLSSGAEDEISALTDIVAVGLPTHVDRLLHMHESLAHNLKTKGWDASSREVAAVFAHQLEQDDIKRLSRSMDAALRADLRSSKTLKSFQDEFPTQAEKLLLSLRQLAVSLRPYEEEKAIAGDPRQFDEVLDAAFESAVTGWDASIHHLDILVADQISEAVSRRNHAIGIAGVVMLVLLPLAWCYFRLLILPVIRSMVDEAARHQRDAEEARREADDTTRRLRQTQAALYGHCAVFSIDLAHRIIMANERSCELSEYPKEELEQQSYIPIRTPLDEDRDFSSSVWSQVEGGRVWNGNLCRRTRSGRLIWLDATIFPFLDRQGRPVEFVAIETNITELVTARENAEEAVRAKSQFLAMMSHEIRTPLNGVIGFAQLIADTPLDDQQRDYARTILTSGESLLVIINDILDFSKLEAGRAELELRPVALRLLIEDVLELLAPQARVKHLELVYGIDPAIPEGILADGARLRQILLNLAGNAVKFTAKGHVEISVTTVSGEGRCGNLEFHVRDTGIGIPPNRQDRLFKAFSQVEVSDSRNYGGTGLGLAISQRLVSLMGGEIAVTSVAGEGSDFHFTIEAEAADVTGELASRSSAKDEEIGAALRGKHFLVVDDLSANQRLLERILAKYGAEMTAAASAEQALRVLDSKCFDLAILDYMMPGEDGIALGRRIRENEGTTGLPMILVASAEPDTATVPDGLFASVILKPIRNQPFAAALALCLRKNSPLEKTPEPPHGDGRSFAGTHPLRIAVVDDNGVNLKFMIAMLRSLGYEAAPFKAAALVLEKLREEEFDLVMMDVQMPDMDGHEATRQLRKGAAGALNRDTLVIALTAGAMAEERAACMEAGMDDFIAKPVLRDELVKKLTWASGRISGAV; encoded by the coding sequence ATGACCGACCCGATGGATTCCCCCAAAACCGAAAAACCGGGCGCGGCCTCGCAAGCGGCGCGGAACCGCCGGCTCCTGTCGATACACGTCGCCCTGCTGCTGGGAGCATGCGTCACCCCGCTGATGGGGCTCGCCCTGTATTTCCTCTCGACCGGCCTGCACCGGGAAATCGCCCTCGCGGAGCGGGAGCGGGCCGGGCTGGGCCATGTGCGCCACGCCGTGGGCGTGCTGCAGCAGGCCGTGCGCCTGACGTGGACGGAGGACGGCGAGGACGAGGCGATGATGCGCGAGCTGGAGGAGGCCCTGGAGGCGATGGACCAGATGTCGGTGACCGGGAACATCCAGGCGTCATCCATCATCCAGCCCGCGGGTTCCGCCCCGGAACAAAAGGCCGACGCGGGAGCTCTCTGGGAGGGGGTGAAGAATACCGACGCCGGATCGAAGGACCGCACCGCGGCCCTGCGCAAGCTGACCGAGCACCTCCACCAGAAAATTTTCGAGGTCAGCGACCAGAGCGGCCTCAGCTCGGGAGCGGAGGACGAGATCAGCGCGCTCACCGACATCGTCGCGGTGGGCCTGCCGACACATGTGGACCGCCTCCTGCACATGCACGAAAGCCTCGCGCACAATTTGAAAACGAAGGGTTGGGATGCGTCCAGCCGCGAGGTCGCCGCCGTCTTCGCCCACCAGTTGGAGCAGGATGACATCAAGCGCCTCAGCCGGAGCATGGATGCAGCCCTCAGGGCGGACCTGCGCTCCTCCAAGACCTTGAAGTCGTTCCAGGACGAGTTCCCGACGCAGGCGGAAAAACTGCTGCTGAGCCTGCGGCAGCTGGCGGTCTCGCTGCGGCCGTACGAGGAGGAAAAAGCAATCGCCGGAGATCCCCGGCAGTTCGACGAGGTGCTGGACGCCGCCTTCGAATCCGCCGTCACCGGTTGGGACGCTTCCATCCATCATCTCGACATCCTCGTGGCCGACCAGATTTCCGAGGCGGTCTCCCGCCGCAACCACGCCATCGGCATCGCGGGGGTCGTCATGCTCGTGCTGCTGCCGCTGGCATGGTGCTATTTCCGGTTGCTCATCCTGCCGGTGATCCGGTCGATGGTGGACGAGGCCGCCCGCCACCAGCGGGATGCGGAGGAGGCGCGCCGCGAGGCGGACGACACCACACGCCGGCTCCGGCAGACGCAGGCCGCCCTTTACGGGCATTGCGCCGTTTTTTCCATCGATCTCGCGCACCGCATCATCATGGCGAACGAGAGGTCGTGCGAGCTCTCGGAATATCCGAAGGAGGAGCTGGAACAGCAGTCCTACATCCCCATCCGCACGCCGCTGGACGAGGACCGGGATTTTTCCTCATCCGTGTGGTCGCAAGTGGAGGGCGGGCGGGTGTGGAACGGAAACCTGTGCCGCCGCACCCGAAGCGGCCGGTTGATCTGGCTGGACGCCACCATTTTCCCATTCCTCGACCGGCAGGGACGGCCTGTCGAGTTCGTGGCCATCGAAACGAACATCACCGAACTCGTCACCGCCCGTGAGAACGCGGAAGAGGCGGTCCGTGCGAAGAGCCAGTTCCTCGCGATGATGAGCCACGAGATCCGCACCCCCTTGAACGGGGTGATCGGATTCGCCCAACTCATCGCCGACACACCGCTGGACGACCAGCAGCGGGATTACGCGCGCACCATCCTGACATCCGGCGAATCCCTCCTTGTCATCATCAATGACATCCTGGATTTCTCCAAACTGGAGGCGGGGCGGGCCGAGCTGGAACTCCGCCCCGTCGCCCTGAGACTGCTGATCGAGGACGTGCTGGAACTGCTCGCGCCGCAGGCCCGCGTGAAACACCTGGAGCTGGTCTACGGGATCGATCCGGCCATCCCGGAAGGGATCCTCGCCGACGGGGCCCGGCTCCGGCAGATCCTGCTCAACCTGGCGGGAAACGCGGTCAAGTTCACCGCGAAGGGGCACGTGGAGATTTCGGTCACCACCGTTTCAGGAGAAGGCAGGTGCGGGAATCTGGAATTCCACGTCCGGGACACCGGCATCGGCATCCCGCCGAACCGCCAGGACAGGTTGTTCAAGGCGTTCTCGCAGGTCGAGGTTTCCGACTCCCGCAACTATGGCGGCACCGGCCTCGGCCTCGCCATCTCGCAGCGGCTGGTTTCCCTGATGGGCGGGGAAATCGCCGTGACCAGCGTGGCGGGCGAAGGCAGCGACTTCCACTTCACCATCGAGGCGGAGGCGGCGGACGTGACGGGAGAGCTCGCGTCGCGCTCCTCGGCGAAGGATGAGGAGATCGGAGCCGCGCTGCGGGGGAAACATTTCCTCGTGGTGGACGACCTGTCTGCCAACCAGCGGCTGCTGGAGCGGATCCTCGCCAAGTATGGAGCGGAGATGACCGCGGCCGCCTCGGCGGAGCAGGCGCTGCGCGTGCTGGATTCCAAATGCTTCGACCTCGCCATCCTCGACTACATGATGCCCGGCGAGGACGGCATTGCCCTGGGCCGCAGGATCAGGGAAAACGAAGGCACCACCGGCTTGCCCATGATCCTGGTGGCCTCCGCCGAGCCGGACACCGCCACGGTTCCCGACGGATTGTTCGCGTCGGTCATCCTGAAACCGATCCGCAACCAGCCCTTCGCGGCGGCCCTCGCGCTCTGCCTGCGGAAAAATTCTCCCTTGGAAAAAACACCGGAGCCACCGCACGGAGACGGGCGGTCCTTCGCGGGCACCCATCCATTGAGAATCGCCGTCGTCGATGACAACGGGGTGAACCTCAAGTTCATGATCGCGATGCTGCGCTCACTCGGGTACGAGGCGGCCCCTTTCAAGGCCGCCGCGCTGGTGCTCGAAAAACTGCGGGAGGAGGAATTCGACCTCGTCATGATGGACGTGCAGATGCCGGACATGGACGGCCACGAGGCGACGAGACAGCTCCGCAAGGGAGCCGCCGGCGCGCTCAACCGGGACACGCTGGTGATCGCGCTGACCGCCGGTGCCATGGCAGAGGAACGGGCCGCCTGCATGGAGGCCGGAATGGATGACTTCATCGCCAAGCCCGTGCTCCGGGACGAACTGGTGAAAAAGCTGACCTGGGCGAGCGGAAGGATCAGCGGGGCGGTTTGA
- a CDS encoding GNAT family N-acetyltransferase, producing the protein MNPPAGGWSIASADDASAPGCDLVRQWLREHNHAANPVFMRQLGQPEHEARPLVLTVVADGREVGGLIAETRLAWLRISIMAVAPEWRSRGLGSALLEEAVRRAVERGCVHAYVDTMDYQAPGFYLAHGFAIVGEIPDWDSSGHGKFFLTKRLR; encoded by the coding sequence ATGAATCCGCCGGCCGGAGGGTGGAGCATCGCCTCCGCAGATGACGCGTCGGCGCCGGGATGTGATCTCGTCCGCCAGTGGCTCCGTGAACACAACCATGCGGCCAATCCGGTGTTCATGCGGCAGCTCGGACAGCCGGAGCACGAGGCCAGGCCGCTGGTCCTGACTGTCGTCGCGGATGGCCGCGAGGTGGGCGGACTGATTGCCGAGACCCGGCTGGCGTGGCTGCGTATCTCGATCATGGCCGTGGCTCCGGAGTGGCGCTCCCGGGGGCTCGGCTCGGCATTGCTTGAGGAAGCCGTGCGACGGGCGGTCGAGAGAGGGTGCGTCCACGCCTACGTTGATACGATGGATTACCAGGCACCGGGCTTCTACCTGGCACACGGCTTTGCCATCGTCGGTGAGATTCCTGACTGGGATTCATCCGGTCATGGCAAGTTCTTCCTCACCAAGCGTCTCCGGTAG
- a CDS encoding GNAT family N-acetyltransferase, whose protein sequence is MRIVLAEPADAPAVMDLITLCMEELLSQGIHQWDHIYPDISFVEADARAGTLHLIRENGVCVGCVSLDDEQPDAYAAMPWKCSTGRAMVMHRLAVRPDRQGRGIGRMLMDHAEAHARQSGFSCIRLDTYTGNPRALSMYARRGYEPVGQVWFPRRELAFDCMELVLK, encoded by the coding sequence ATGCGAATCGTCCTTGCCGAACCCGCCGACGCCCCAGCGGTGATGGATCTCATCACCCTCTGCATGGAGGAACTGCTGTCGCAAGGCATCCACCAGTGGGATCACATCTACCCGGACATTTCATTCGTCGAGGCGGACGCCCGCGCCGGGACGCTCCATCTCATCCGTGAGAACGGCGTCTGCGTCGGCTGCGTTTCACTGGATGACGAACAACCGGACGCCTATGCCGCAATGCCGTGGAAATGTTCCACCGGCCGCGCCATGGTGATGCACCGCCTGGCCGTGCGTCCGGACCGGCAAGGCCGGGGCATCGGCAGGATGCTGATGGACCACGCGGAAGCGCATGCCCGCCAAAGCGGATTTTCCTGCATCCGCCTGGACACCTACACAGGGAACCCGCGCGCCCTCTCCATGTACGCGCGCAGGGGATACGAACCGGTCGGCCAGGTCTGGTTTCCCCGGCGCGAGCTTGCGTTCGATTGCATGGAGCTGGTTTTGAAATGA